In a genomic window of Salminus brasiliensis chromosome 12, fSalBra1.hap2, whole genome shotgun sequence:
- the prrg2 gene encoding transmembrane gamma-carboxyglutamic acid protein 2 isoform X1, with amino-acid sequence MSGEMPGLAEICLCTLSLLHLALARYINNGDDVFIYEKSADSFLSRTLLYNSWDFELVTPGNLQRECYEEICSYEEAREVFDDDVLAQQFWKTYKHNGAKPSIRIDIPGLVSGISAAVIIAVIATVLGCYCYKNRSKSRQMGSVPVQMAADTRPAPELVPLAGIAAPGLPSYNEALNRSGAYDAPPPPYSGETPSAPPGAQTEE; translated from the exons atgTCAGGCGAGATGCCAGGACTTGCAGAAATCTGCTTGTGCACACTTTCCCTGTTACATCTGGCATTGGCGAGATACATCAACAACGGGGACGACG TTTTCATCTATGAGAAATCTGCAGACTCGTTCCTGTCCCGGACGCTGCTGTACAACAGCTGGGACTTTGAGCTGGTAACGCCGGGCAATCTGCAGAGAGAGTGCTACGAGGAGATCTGCTCCTACGAGGAGGCCAGAGAGGTGTTTGATGATGACGTGTTGGCG CAACAGTTCTGGAAGACGTATAAGCACAATGGTGCCA AGCCTTCCATACGGATTGATATTCCTGGTCTGGTGTCCGGGATTTCGGCAGCTGTGATCATAGCTGTCATAGCCACTGTGCTTGGCTGCTACTGTTACAAGAACAGGAGCAAATCAAGGCAAATGgggag TGTTCCAGTGCAGATGGCCGCAGACACGCGTCCAGCTCCAGAGTTGGTCCCTTTGGCTGGGATTGCAGCTCCAGGTCTGCCGTCCTACAACGAAGCCCTGAACCGCAGCGGGGCTTACGATGCACCTCCACCACCCTACTCAGG aGAGACACCATCTGCACCTCCAGGAGCACAGACTGAGGAGTGA
- the prrg2 gene encoding transmembrane gamma-carboxyglutamic acid protein 2 isoform X2, translated as MPGLAEICLCTLSLLHLALARYINNGDDVFIYEKSADSFLSRTLLYNSWDFELVTPGNLQRECYEEICSYEEAREVFDDDVLAQQFWKTYKHNGAKPSIRIDIPGLVSGISAAVIIAVIATVLGCYCYKNRSKSRQMGSVPVQMAADTRPAPELVPLAGIAAPGLPSYNEALNRSGAYDAPPPPYSGETPSAPPGAQTEE; from the exons ATGCCAGGACTTGCAGAAATCTGCTTGTGCACACTTTCCCTGTTACATCTGGCATTGGCGAGATACATCAACAACGGGGACGACG TTTTCATCTATGAGAAATCTGCAGACTCGTTCCTGTCCCGGACGCTGCTGTACAACAGCTGGGACTTTGAGCTGGTAACGCCGGGCAATCTGCAGAGAGAGTGCTACGAGGAGATCTGCTCCTACGAGGAGGCCAGAGAGGTGTTTGATGATGACGTGTTGGCG CAACAGTTCTGGAAGACGTATAAGCACAATGGTGCCA AGCCTTCCATACGGATTGATATTCCTGGTCTGGTGTCCGGGATTTCGGCAGCTGTGATCATAGCTGTCATAGCCACTGTGCTTGGCTGCTACTGTTACAAGAACAGGAGCAAATCAAGGCAAATGgggag TGTTCCAGTGCAGATGGCCGCAGACACGCGTCCAGCTCCAGAGTTGGTCCCTTTGGCTGGGATTGCAGCTCCAGGTCTGCCGTCCTACAACGAAGCCCTGAACCGCAGCGGGGCTTACGATGCACCTCCACCACCCTACTCAGG aGAGACACCATCTGCACCTCCAGGAGCACAGACTGAGGAGTGA
- the prrg2 gene encoding transmembrane gamma-carboxyglutamic acid protein 2 isoform X3 produces MPGLAEICLCTLSLLHLALARYINNGDDVFIYEKSADSFLSRTLLYNSWDFELVTPGNLQRECYEEICSYEEAREVFDDDVLAFWKTYKHNGAKPSIRIDIPGLVSGISAAVIIAVIATVLGCYCYKNRSKSRQMGSVPVQMAADTRPAPELVPLAGIAAPGLPSYNEALNRSGAYDAPPPPYSGETPSAPPGAQTEE; encoded by the exons ATGCCAGGACTTGCAGAAATCTGCTTGTGCACACTTTCCCTGTTACATCTGGCATTGGCGAGATACATCAACAACGGGGACGACG TTTTCATCTATGAGAAATCTGCAGACTCGTTCCTGTCCCGGACGCTGCTGTACAACAGCTGGGACTTTGAGCTGGTAACGCCGGGCAATCTGCAGAGAGAGTGCTACGAGGAGATCTGCTCCTACGAGGAGGCCAGAGAGGTGTTTGATGATGACGTGTTGGCG TTCTGGAAGACGTATAAGCACAATGGTGCCA AGCCTTCCATACGGATTGATATTCCTGGTCTGGTGTCCGGGATTTCGGCAGCTGTGATCATAGCTGTCATAGCCACTGTGCTTGGCTGCTACTGTTACAAGAACAGGAGCAAATCAAGGCAAATGgggag TGTTCCAGTGCAGATGGCCGCAGACACGCGTCCAGCTCCAGAGTTGGTCCCTTTGGCTGGGATTGCAGCTCCAGGTCTGCCGTCCTACAACGAAGCCCTGAACCGCAGCGGGGCTTACGATGCACCTCCACCACCCTACTCAGG aGAGACACCATCTGCACCTCCAGGAGCACAGACTGAGGAGTGA